The Roseicyclus marinus genome has a segment encoding these proteins:
- the ugpC gene encoding sn-glycerol-3-phosphate ABC transporter ATP-binding protein UgpC, with protein MAELKLRNVGKTYAGGVSAVRGASVDIADGEFIVLVGPSGCGKSTILRMIAGLETITEGEVEIAGRVVNKLEPAERDIAMVFQNYALYPHMSVRKNMEYGLKNKGTPRPEIDRRIAQAAATLQIEKFLDRKPRQLSGGQRQRVAMGRAIVREPAVFLFDEPLSNLDAKLRTQLRAELKDLHRRLGATFVFVTHDQVEAMSLADRIVIMSEGKIEQIGTPMDLYERPASRFVAEFIGAPPMNVFELGTPAGQAIAALAGGAPAGAVAAGVRPETLRIGREGPEAEVVLVEALGAETLVHLRMGEDRLIQRDGHASRVREGDSLRLFAEPETVLFFDQAGRSMAQHAQPALSVVE; from the coding sequence ATGGCCGAGCTGAAACTGAGAAACGTGGGCAAAACCTATGCGGGCGGCGTCAGCGCGGTGCGCGGGGCCTCGGTCGATATCGCGGATGGGGAATTCATCGTGCTGGTCGGCCCCTCGGGCTGCGGGAAATCGACGATCCTGCGGATGATCGCAGGGCTCGAGACGATCACGGAGGGCGAGGTCGAGATCGCGGGTCGGGTCGTGAACAAGCTCGAACCCGCCGAACGCGACATCGCCATGGTGTTCCAGAATTACGCGCTCTACCCCCACATGTCCGTGCGCAAGAACATGGAATACGGGCTGAAGAACAAGGGCACGCCGCGCCCCGAGATCGACCGGCGCATCGCGCAGGCCGCGGCCACGCTGCAGATCGAGAAATTTCTCGACCGCAAGCCGCGGCAATTGTCGGGCGGTCAGCGCCAGCGCGTCGCCATGGGGCGGGCCATCGTGCGCGAACCGGCGGTGTTCCTGTTCGACGAGCCCTTGTCGAACCTCGACGCCAAGCTGCGCACCCAGCTGCGCGCGGAATTGAAGGACCTGCACCGCCGTCTGGGCGCGACATTCGTCTTCGTGACCCATGACCAGGTGGAGGCGATGAGCCTTGCCGACCGGATCGTGATCATGTCCGAGGGCAAGATCGAACAGATCGGCACGCCGATGGACCTTTATGAACGGCCCGCGAGCCGCTTTGTCGCGGAATTCATCGGGGCGCCGCCGATGAATGTCTTCGAACTGGGCACGCCAGCCGGTCAGGCCATCGCGGCGCTGGCGGGCGGCGCGCCTGCGGGGGCCGTGGCGGCGGGTGTCCGGCCCGAAACGCTGCGGATCGGACGCGAGGGCCCCGAGGCCGAAGTGGTGCTGGTCGAAGCGCTGGGGGCCGAGACGCTGGTGCATCTGCGGATGGGCGAGGATCGGCTGATCCAGCGCGACGGTCACGCAAGCCGGGTGCGCGAGGGCGACAGCCTGCGGCTGTTCGCGGAGCCCGAGACGGTGCTGTTTTTCGACCAGGCTGGCCGGTCGATGGCGCAGCATGCGCAACCGGCGCTGAGCGTGGTGGAGTGA
- a CDS encoding SulP family inorganic anion transporter → MKTDLIALATRYIPVLDWGRSYSRDALHNDLMAAVIVTIMLIPQSLAYAMLAGLPPEAGLYASILPIILYAIFGTSRALAVGPVAVVSLMTAAAVGQVAEQGTAGYAIAALTLAAMSGAILLGMGLLKLGFLANFLSHPVIAGFITASGILIAASQLKHILGISASGHTLPEVLWTLVEHLGDADPVTMVIGVGATAFLFWVRKGLKPFLIARGLKPKLADVAQKAGPVAAVVVTTLIVWGFGLADRGVRIVGDVPQSLPPLTLPSFDVDLLRALFVPALLISVIGFVESISVAQTLAAKKRQRIDPNQELIGLGAANLGAGFTGGYPVTGGFARSVVNYDAGAETPAAGAYTAVGLAIAAMALTPLIYFLPTATLAATIIVAVMSLVDFSILKTAWRYSKADFAAVAATILLTLGFGVETGVSAGVILSILLHLYKTSKPHVAEVGLVPGTQHFRNIHRHKVETDPAVLTIRIDESLYFPNARFLEDYVLGRVVEGGPIRHVVLMCSAVNVIDFSALEALEALNRRLKDMGVTLHLSEVKGPVTDRLEKTHFLQDLTGRVFLSQYDAWVALTAAPPPAKAAG, encoded by the coding sequence ATGAAGACCGACCTGATCGCCCTTGCAACGCGCTACATTCCCGTCCTCGACTGGGGGCGCAGCTACAGCCGCGATGCGCTGCACAATGACCTGATGGCGGCGGTCATCGTCACCATCATGCTGATCCCGCAATCGCTGGCCTATGCGATGCTGGCGGGCCTGCCGCCCGAGGCGGGGCTTTACGCCTCGATCCTGCCGATCATCCTTTATGCGATCTTCGGCACAAGCCGCGCGCTGGCGGTGGGGCCGGTGGCCGTCGTGTCGCTGATGACGGCAGCGGCGGTGGGGCAGGTGGCCGAACAGGGCACGGCGGGCTATGCGATCGCGGCCCTGACGCTCGCCGCGATGTCGGGGGCGATCCTGCTCGGCATGGGCCTGTTGAAGCTGGGCTTTCTGGCCAATTTCCTGAGCCATCCGGTGATCGCGGGCTTCATCACCGCATCGGGCATCCTGATCGCGGCAAGCCAGCTCAAGCATATCCTGGGCATCTCGGCCTCGGGCCATACCCTGCCCGAGGTGCTCTGGACGCTCGTCGAGCATCTGGGCGACGCCGATCCCGTCACCATGGTGATCGGCGTGGGGGCGACGGCCTTCCTGTTCTGGGTGCGCAAGGGGCTCAAGCCCTTTCTGATCGCGCGCGGCCTGAAACCCAAGCTTGCGGATGTGGCCCAAAAGGCCGGGCCTGTCGCCGCCGTTGTCGTGACCACGCTCATCGTCTGGGGCTTTGGTCTTGCCGACAGGGGCGTGCGCATCGTGGGCGACGTGCCGCAATCCCTGCCACCGCTGACGCTGCCCTCCTTCGATGTCGACCTGCTGAGGGCGCTTTTCGTGCCCGCGCTCCTGATCTCGGTCATCGGGTTCGTGGAATCGATCTCGGTGGCCCAGACGCTGGCCGCCAAGAAACGCCAGCGGATCGACCCCAACCAGGAATTGATCGGGCTGGGGGCGGCCAATCTCGGGGCAGGGTTCACGGGCGGCTATCCGGTCACGGGCGGCTTCGCGCGCTCGGTCGTGAATTACGACGCCGGGGCCGAAACGCCCGCCGCCGGGGCCTACACCGCCGTGGGTCTTGCCATTGCGGCCATGGCGCTGACGCCGCTCATCTATTTCCTGCCCACCGCGACGCTTGCGGCCACGATCATCGTCGCGGTGATGTCGCTTGTCGATTTCTCGATCCTGAAAACCGCCTGGCGCTATTCCAAGGCCGATTTCGCCGCCGTTGCCGCGACGATCCTTCTGACCCTGGGCTTCGGCGTGGAAACCGGCGTTTCGGCGGGGGTGATCCTGTCGATCCTCCTGCATCTCTACAAGACCTCGAAACCCCATGTCGCCGAGGTGGGCCTGGTGCCCGGCACCCAGCATTTCCGCAACATCCACCGCCACAAGGTCGAAACCGACCCCGCCGTCCTGACGATCCGCATCGACGAGAGCCTCTATTTCCCCAATGCCCGCTTTCTCGAGGATTACGTGCTGGGCCGCGTGGTCGAAGGCGGGCCGATCCGCCATGTCGTCTTGATGTGTTCGGCGGTCAACGTGATCGATTTCTCGGCGCTCGAGGCGCTCGAGGCGCTCAATCGCCGGCTCAAGGACATGGGCGTCACGCTCCACCTGTCCGAGGTGAAGGGGCCTGTGACGGACCGGCTGGAAAAGACCCATTTCCTGCAGGATCTGACGGGCCGCGTGTTCCTGTCGCAATATGATGCCTGGGTGGCGCTCACCGCCGCCCCGCCGCCCGCGAAAGCGGCCGGGTAG
- a CDS encoding Crp/Fnr family transcriptional regulator — translation MPAPAKEGSWIDRFDGLSGLEPRIRDILTARSQLVRLPKGTVVFAPGKSPENLLLLLSGTVRVQQLGENGREVVLYRATAGESCVLTTACMLAYEDHAAEGIAETEVTAAAIPRAVFDDLVASSKEFRNFVFRAYSRRMTDLFRVIEDIAFRRMDIRLAQKIIERADTGVLKATHAQLAAELGTAREVISRQLAEFQRRGWVAQSRGTVEILDCAALRQLAEG, via the coding sequence ATGCCAGCCCCCGCCAAAGAAGGGTCATGGATCGACCGTTTCGACGGATTGAGCGGGCTCGAGCCCCGCATCCGCGATATCCTCACCGCGCGCAGCCAGCTTGTGCGCCTGCCCAAGGGCACGGTGGTCTTCGCCCCCGGCAAATCGCCCGAGAACCTTCTGTTGCTTCTGTCGGGCACGGTCCGCGTCCAGCAACTGGGCGAAAACGGGCGCGAGGTGGTGCTTTACCGCGCGACCGCGGGGGAAAGCTGCGTTCTGACCACGGCCTGCATGCTGGCCTACGAGGATCACGCCGCCGAAGGCATCGCCGAAACCGAGGTGACGGCGGCCGCGATCCCGCGCGCAGTCTTTGACGATCTCGTGGCCTCTTCCAAGGAATTCCGCAATTTCGTGTTCCGCGCCTATTCGCGCCGCATGACCGACCTGTTCCGCGTGATCGAGGATATCGCCTTTCGCAGGATGGACATCCGTCTGGCGCAAAAGATCATCGAACGCGCCGATACCGGCGTGCTCAAGGCCACCCATGCCCAGCTGGCCGCCGAGCTTGGCACCGCGCGCGAGGTCATCTCCCGCCAATTGGCCGAGTTCCAGCGCCGCGGCTGGGTCGCGCAATCGCGCGGCACGGTCGAGATCCTCGATTGCGCGGCCCTGCGCCAATTGGCCGAAGGCTGA
- the ugpA gene encoding sn-glycerol-3-phosphate ABC transporter permease UgpA — protein MQTKRTIFGNKGLPYLLLAPQLIITGIFFLWPAAQAVRQSFLREDAFGLNFTFVGLRNYERLLDSPEYLNAIKVTVIFSISTVILALGVSLVLALAVDRMIRSGRAYTTLLVWPYAVAPAVAGILWWFIFNPTIGIMPYILENWFGYDWNHLLTPSDAMILVVVAAAWKQISYNFLFFVAGLQSIPNSLREAAAIDGAGPFKRFWTITLPLLSPTTFFLLVVNIVYTLFETFAVIDATTEGGPAQATNILVYKVFRDGFVGLNFGSSAAQSVILMGLVIVLTVIQFRFVERRVTY, from the coding sequence ATGCAGACCAAACGCACGATTTTCGGCAACAAGGGCCTGCCCTATCTGTTGCTGGCACCGCAGCTGATCATCACCGGCATCTTCTTTCTGTGGCCTGCCGCACAAGCCGTGCGCCAATCCTTTCTGCGCGAGGATGCGTTCGGGCTGAATTTCACCTTCGTGGGCCTGCGCAATTACGAGCGGCTCTTGGACAGCCCCGAATATCTGAACGCGATCAAGGTGACGGTGATCTTTTCGATCTCGACCGTGATCCTCGCGCTGGGTGTGTCGCTGGTGCTGGCCTTGGCCGTGGACCGGATGATCCGGTCGGGGCGGGCCTATACGACGCTTCTGGTCTGGCCCTATGCGGTGGCCCCTGCGGTGGCGGGCATTCTGTGGTGGTTCATCTTCAACCCCACGATCGGGATCATGCCCTATATCCTGGAAAACTGGTTCGGCTATGACTGGAACCATCTGCTGACGCCGTCGGATGCGATGATCCTTGTGGTCGTGGCCGCCGCGTGGAAGCAGATCAGCTACAATTTCCTGTTCTTCGTGGCAGGGCTGCAATCCATCCCCAATAGCTTGCGCGAGGCCGCCGCGATCGACGGCGCGGGGCCGTTCAAGCGGTTCTGGACCATCACCTTGCCGCTCTTGTCGCCGACGACCTTTTTCCTGTTGGTCGTCAACATCGTCTACACGCTGTTCGAGACCTTCGCCGTGATCGACGCCACGACCGAAGGGGGGCCTGCACAGGCCACCAATATCCTTGTCTACAAGGTGTTCCGCGACGGGTTCGTCGGCCTGAACTTCGGCTCGTCGGCGGCGCAATCGGTGATCTTGATGGGCCTTGTGATCGTTTTGACCGTGATCCAGTTCCGCTTCGTGGAACGGCGCGTGACCTACTGA
- a CDS encoding YeeE/YedE family protein, whose translation MIETAFTPWQSLGGGVLIGLASVLLMLSVGRIMGATGVLAGIFAPASVADFSWRVALLLGMVTGPAVYWLVTGGMPEITVPASMPMLLIGGFIVGIGVTYGSGCTSGHGVCGMARLSPRSIAATLTFMATTAATVFVIRHVIGG comes from the coding sequence ATGATCGAAACCGCTTTCACCCCGTGGCAGTCGCTGGGCGGCGGCGTGCTGATCGGGCTTGCCTCGGTGCTCTTGATGCTGTCGGTCGGTCGCATCATGGGGGCCACCGGCGTTCTGGCCGGGATCTTTGCGCCTGCCTCGGTCGCCGACTTCAGCTGGCGCGTGGCGCTGTTGCTGGGAATGGTGACAGGGCCTGCGGTCTATTGGCTGGTCACGGGCGGCATGCCCGAGATCACCGTGCCCGCGTCCATGCCCATGCTCCTGATCGGGGGCTTCATCGTGGGCATCGGCGTGACCTACGGGTCGGGTTGCACCTCGGGCCATGGCGTCTGCGGCATGGCGCGTCTGTCACCCCGCTCGATCGCGGCCACGCTGACCTTCATGGCGACCACGGCTGCGACCGTTTTCGTCATCCGCCACGTGATCGGAGGATAA
- the ugpB gene encoding sn-glycerol-3-phosphate ABC transporter substrate-binding protein UgpB, whose translation MKFRHFAAASAVSVIALSTHAGAQTQIDWWHAMGGELGEKTEALATAFNATQSEFVVVPSYRGSYAETMTGAIAAFRAGEQPDIVQVFEVGTGTMMAAEGAIVPVYQLMANAGVDFDPSAFLPAVVGYYTDPEGNMLSMPFNSSTPILYYNRNVFEAAGLDPNTPPTTWAEVEAFSRQIVSSGAAPCGFTSRWVSWAQLENFSAWHNQQIGTLQNGFGGLETELTFNGPVQVRHWENLARWEDEGLYRYAGPGGGNDAGPSFYSQTCGIMMESSAGRAGVMANATDFEVGFGMLPYYDDVPGAPQNSIIGGATLWVLAGGSEEEQRGVAEFFNFLSSPEVQAQWHQDTGYLPITQAAYELSQAQGYYEANPGADTSIRQMTLNPPTDNSRGLRFGNYVQIRTVIDEEFERLLSGAVDAQGALDAVVERGNALIRDFEDANG comes from the coding sequence ATGAAATTCCGTCATTTCGCTGCGGCCAGCGCCGTCAGCGTCATCGCACTGAGCACCCATGCGGGCGCGCAGACCCAGATCGACTGGTGGCATGCCATGGGTGGCGAACTGGGCGAAAAGACCGAGGCGCTTGCGACCGCCTTCAACGCGACCCAGAGCGAATTCGTCGTCGTCCCGTCCTATCGCGGCTCCTACGCGGAAACGATGACCGGGGCCATCGCGGCCTTCCGTGCGGGCGAGCAGCCCGATATCGTCCAGGTCTTCGAGGTCGGCACCGGCACGATGATGGCGGCCGAAGGCGCGATCGTTCCCGTCTACCAGCTGATGGCCAATGCGGGCGTCGATTTCGACCCCTCGGCCTTCCTGCCCGCCGTTGTCGGCTATTACACCGACCCCGAGGGCAACATGCTGTCGATGCCGTTCAATTCGTCGACGCCGATCCTCTACTACAACCGCAACGTCTTCGAGGCGGCGGGTCTTGACCCCAACACCCCGCCCACCACCTGGGCCGAGGTCGAGGCATTCTCGCGCCAGATCGTGTCGTCGGGCGCGGCCCCTTGCGGCTTCACCTCGCGCTGGGTCAGCTGGGCGCAGCTGGAAAACTTCTCGGCCTGGCACAACCAGCAGATCGGCACGCTGCAAAACGGCTTTGGCGGTCTGGAAACCGAGTTGACCTTCAACGGTCCGGTGCAGGTGCGCCATTGGGAGAACCTTGCACGCTGGGAAGACGAGGGCCTGTATCGCTATGCGGGTCCCGGCGGCGGCAATGATGCCGGCCCGTCCTTCTACTCGCAGACCTGCGGGATCATGATGGAATCTTCGGCAGGCCGCGCAGGCGTGATGGCCAATGCCACCGATTTCGAAGTCGGCTTCGGCATGCTGCCCTATTACGACGACGTTCCGGGCGCGCCGCAGAACTCGATCATCGGCGGCGCGACGCTGTGGGTTCTGGCGGGCGGTTCGGAAGAAGAGCAGCGCGGCGTGGCCGAGTTCTTCAACTTCCTCTCCTCGCCCGAGGTTCAGGCGCAGTGGCACCAGGACACGGGCTACCTGCCGATCACGCAGGCGGCCTATGAGCTGAGCCAGGCGCAGGGCTATTACGAGGCCAACCCCGGCGCGGACACCTCGATCCGGCAAATGACGCTGAACCCGCCGACCGACAATTCGCGCGGTCTGCGCTTCGGCAACTATGTCCAGATCCGCACCGTCATCGACGAGGAATTCGAGCGCCTGCTGTCGGGTGCCGTCGATGCACAGGGCGCGCTGGATGCCGTGGTCGAGCGTGGCAACGCGCTGATCCGCGACTTCGAGGATGCCAACGGCTGA
- the ugpE gene encoding sn-glycerol-3-phosphate ABC transporter permease UgpE, with amino-acid sequence MVENQRWLDYLAHAVLILGVVIVAFPVYVAVIASTHEPTAFTSGTIPLLPGANAVETYSGVFEGGIAAQMSVPIGVMLTNSMIMALAIAFGKIVISILSAFAIVYFRFPFRVLAFWMIFITLMLPVEVRIVPTFEVISNLNMLNSYTGLTVPLMASATATFLFRQVFLTIPDEMMEAARIDGAGPMKFFKDILLPMSQTNIAALFVILFIYGWNQYLWPILVTTDDSYQTIVAGIKRMADVVDSEPLWNSIMSVTVLAMLPPVAVVIFMQRLFVKGLVDSEK; translated from the coding sequence ATGGTCGAAAATCAACGCTGGCTTGACTACCTGGCCCATGCCGTCCTGATCCTGGGCGTCGTGATCGTGGCCTTTCCGGTCTATGTGGCAGTCATCGCCTCGACGCATGAGCCGACGGCCTTCACCTCGGGGACCATCCCGCTCTTGCCGGGGGCGAACGCGGTCGAGACCTATTCGGGCGTCTTCGAGGGCGGTATCGCCGCGCAGATGTCGGTGCCCATCGGGGTGATGCTGACCAATTCGATGATCATGGCGCTGGCCATCGCGTTCGGCAAAATCGTCATCTCGATCCTGTCGGCATTCGCCATCGTCTATTTCCGCTTTCCGTTCCGGGTGCTGGCCTTCTGGATGATCTTCATCACGCTGATGCTGCCCGTTGAGGTGCGGATCGTGCCGACCTTCGAGGTGATCTCGAACCTCAACATGCTGAATTCCTACACCGGCCTGACCGTGCCGCTGATGGCATCGGCCACGGCCACCTTCCTGTTCCGGCAGGTGTTTCTGACCATCCCCGACGAGATGATGGAAGCCGCCCGGATCGACGGGGCGGGGCCGATGAAATTCTTCAAGGACATCCTCTTGCCGATGTCCCAGACCAATATCGCGGCCTTGTTCGTGATCCTCTTCATCTATGGCTGGAACCAGTATCTCTGGCCCATCCTTGTCACGACCGATGACAGCTACCAGACCATCGTCGCGGGCATCAAGCGGATGGCCGATGTGGTCGACAGCGAACCCTTGTGGAATTCCATCATGTCGGTGACCGTGCTGGCCATGCTGCCACCCGTCGCCGTCGTCATCTTCATGCAGAGGCTTTTCGTGAAGGGCCTTGTGGACAGCGAGAAATAA
- a CDS encoding bifunctional protein tyrosine phosphatase family protein/NAD(P)/FAD-dependent oxidoreductase — protein sequence MDARTINAGLSVSPQITADDVQTAKDHGFRAIICNRPDGEGMDQPNFEEIETAAKALGLETRYLPITAGKVQDADATAFGKLLTELPGPVLAYCRTGTRSATLWSLAVAKDKPVSDILAATKAAGYDMAGVVRRIVNGGKTPTDRADAQFDVVIVGGGAAGLSVAASIRSRKPDLDIAVIDPADIHYYQPGWTMVGGGIFGAAKTAKTMGSVMPAGVHWIKSAVAAFEPADNAVILDGCRVVKYRRLIVCPGLKLDWNRVEGLVDTLGQNGVTSNYRYDLAPYTWNLVKGMKQGRAIFTQPPMPIKCAGAPQKALYLSGDHWHREGVLDQIDIQFMNAGGVLFGVKDYVPALQSYMNRYKAELNFFHNLTAIDGPAKKAWFEVKTPEAEARTVEVEFDMIHVVPPQIAPDFIRVSPLADAAGWVDVDQATLRHKTFENIWSLGDVMNAPNAKTAAAARMQAPIVAENLCDDIEGRSPTAIYNGYGSCPLTVEKGKIVLAEFGYGGTLLPSFPKWVIDGTRPSRAAWLLKEQILPPFYWKAMLRGKEWMVKPEKVTAR from the coding sequence ATGGACGCCAGAACGATCAATGCCGGCCTGTCGGTCAGCCCGCAAATCACGGCGGATGACGTGCAGACCGCAAAGGACCACGGCTTTCGCGCCATCATCTGCAATCGCCCCGATGGCGAAGGCATGGACCAGCCCAATTTCGAGGAAATCGAAACGGCGGCCAAGGCGCTGGGCCTCGAGACGCGCTACCTGCCGATCACGGCGGGCAAGGTGCAGGACGCGGATGCCACGGCCTTCGGCAAGCTTCTGACCGAATTGCCCGGCCCCGTGCTGGCCTATTGCCGCACCGGCACGCGTTCCGCGACGCTCTGGTCGCTGGCCGTGGCCAAGGACAAGCCGGTCTCCGACATTCTCGCCGCGACCAAGGCTGCGGGCTATGACATGGCGGGCGTCGTGCGGCGCATCGTCAATGGCGGCAAGACGCCCACCGACCGAGCGGATGCGCAATTCGACGTGGTGATCGTGGGCGGCGGGGCGGCGGGCCTGTCGGTTGCGGCCTCGATCCGGTCGCGCAAACCGGACCTCGATATCGCGGTGATCGATCCGGCCGATATCCACTATTACCAGCCCGGCTGGACCATGGTGGGTGGCGGGATCTTCGGCGCGGCCAAGACCGCCAAGACCATGGGCAGCGTGATGCCCGCAGGCGTCCACTGGATCAAATCCGCCGTCGCGGCCTTCGAGCCTGCCGACAATGCCGTGATCCTCGACGGGTGCCGCGTGGTGAAATACCGCCGCTTGATCGTCTGTCCCGGCCTGAAACTCGACTGGAACCGGGTCGAGGGTCTGGTGGACACGCTGGGCCAGAATGGCGTCACCTCGAACTACCGTTACGATCTTGCCCCCTATACCTGGAACCTCGTGAAGGGCATGAAACAGGGGCGCGCGATCTTTACCCAGCCGCCCATGCCCATCAAATGCGCAGGTGCCCCGCAAAAGGCGCTCTATCTCTCGGGCGATCACTGGCACCGCGAGGGCGTGCTCGACCAGATCGACATCCAGTTCATGAATGCAGGCGGCGTGCTTTTCGGGGTCAAGGATTACGTCCCGGCGCTGCAAAGCTACATGAACCGCTACAAGGCCGAGCTGAATTTCTTCCACAACCTGACCGCCATCGACGGTCCGGCGAAAAAGGCTTGGTTCGAGGTCAAGACCCCCGAGGCCGAGGCGCGCACCGTCGAGGTGGAGTTCGACATGATCCATGTCGTCCCGCCGCAGATCGCGCCCGATTTCATCCGCGTCTCGCCGCTTGCCGATGCTGCTGGATGGGTCGACGTGGATCAGGCGACGCTGCGCCACAAGACTTTTGAGAACATCTGGTCCTTGGGCGACGTGATGAACGCCCCCAATGCCAAGACCGCTGCCGCGGCCCGCATGCAGGCCCCGATCGTGGCCGAGAACCTCTGCGACGATATCGAGGGGCGCTCGCCCACGGCCATCTACAACGGCTACGGCTCCTGTCCGCTGACCGTGGAAAAGGGCAAGATCGTGCTGGCCGAATTCGGCTATGGCGGCACGCTGCTGCCGAGCTTCCCGAAATGGGTGATCGACGGCACGCGCCCCTCGCGCGCGGCATGGTTGCTCAAGGAACAGATCCTGCCGCCCTTCTACTGGAAGGCGATGCTGCGTGGAAAGGAATGGATGGTGAAACCCGAAAAGGTCACCGCCCGCTAA
- a CDS encoding MBL fold metallo-hydrolase, whose product MKDYPVNMTVTPEVQAFFDEATNTISYIVKDPNSSSCAIVDSVMDIDYAAGRITYDHADELIRQVETQGLKLEWIIETHVHADHLSAAPYIQQKLGGKIGIGSKIMVVQDTFGKIFNEGTEFQRDGSQFDALFEDGDTYMIGTMQAFAMYTPGHTPACMVHVMGDAAFVGDTLFMPDGGSARADFPGGDAGTLYDSIQKVLTLPDETRLFMCHDYGPNGRDIQWETTVGEERAHNIHVGAGKTKEEFVKFRTERDAQLAMPRLIIPSLQVNMRAGAIPTDKDGRPMLKVPVNGL is encoded by the coding sequence ATGAAAGATTATCCCGTCAACATGACCGTCACGCCCGAGGTTCAGGCCTTTTTCGACGAGGCGACGAACACGATCAGCTACATCGTGAAGGACCCCAATTCGTCTTCCTGCGCCATCGTCGACAGCGTCATGGACATCGATTACGCCGCAGGGCGCATCACCTATGACCACGCCGACGAGCTGATCCGCCAGGTCGAGACGCAGGGCCTCAAGCTGGAATGGATCATCGAGACCCATGTCCATGCCGATCACCTGTCGGCTGCGCCCTACATCCAGCAAAAACTGGGCGGCAAGATCGGCATCGGCTCCAAGATCATGGTGGTGCAGGACACGTTCGGGAAAATCTTCAACGAAGGCACCGAATTCCAGCGCGATGGCAGCCAGTTCGATGCGCTCTTCGAGGATGGCGACACCTACATGATCGGCACGATGCAGGCTTTCGCCATGTACACGCCCGGTCATACGCCCGCCTGCATGGTGCATGTGATGGGCGATGCGGCTTTCGTGGGTGACACGCTGTTCATGCCCGATGGCGGTTCGGCGCGGGCCGATTTCCCCGGTGGCGATGCGGGCACGCTCTACGACAGCATCCAGAAGGTGCTGACCCTGCCCGACGAGACGCGGCTGTTCATGTGCCACGACTATGGTCCCAATGGCCGTGACATCCAGTGGGAAACCACCGTGGGCGAGGAACGGGCGCACAACATCCATGTCGGCGCCGGCAAGACGAAAGAGGAATTCGTCAAGTTCCGCACCGAACGCGATGCGCAGCTCGCCATGCCCAGGCTGATCATCCCCTCCCTGCAGGTCAACATGCGCGCAGGCGCCATTCCGACCGACAAGGATGGCCGCCCGATGCTCAAGGTGCCGGTGAACGGTCTCTGA
- a CDS encoding DUF6691 family protein: protein MHLIALYLIGVIFGTGIVVSGMANPAKVINFFDVAGTWDPSLIFVMGGALIVTAVGYRLVFGRSRPIWEGRFMLPTARNLDPRLIGGSAVFGIGWGIAGFCPGGALPALGTGRIDVIAFVGALILGIFTAKFLQNLSRPKAQAA from the coding sequence ATGCACCTGATCGCCCTCTATCTCATCGGCGTGATCTTCGGCACCGGCATCGTGGTGTCGGGCATGGCCAATCCCGCCAAGGTCATCAATTTCTTCGATGTCGCGGGCACTTGGGACCCGAGCCTCATCTTCGTCATGGGGGGCGCGCTCATCGTGACCGCCGTGGGCTACCGACTTGTCTTCGGTCGCAGCCGCCCGATCTGGGAGGGGCGCTTCATGCTGCCCACGGCCCGCAATCTCGATCCGCGCCTCATCGGCGGGTCCGCCGTCTTCGGCATCGGCTGGGGCATCGCGGGCTTTTGCCCCGGTGGTGCGCTGCCGGCACTCGGCACGGGGCGGATCGATGTCATCGCTTTCGTCGGTGCGCTGATCCTCGGCATCTTCACCGCGAAATTCCTGCAAAACCTGTCGCGCCCAAAGGCGCAGGCAGCCTAG